TCACTGTGAAAAAAACACGATTGAAATCCAGCCAGAACATGCGCTCAACCATATCAAAAAGCATATGCCTAAATTTGAAACAGACTTGCAACTCCCTTTTTTCGGGGGAGCCATTGGCTATATCGGCTACGATTCAATTCGGCAATTTGAAGACATTGGTAAGTCCCTGCCAGATGACCTGAATATGCCTGATATTCATTTCATGCTTTATCAAAATGTTATTGTATTTGACCATACAGATAATGAAATTTATTTGATTGCTATGAATCTGGATAATCAGCCGGAAACCGTATTAGATGCACGTATTGAGTCATTAGAGAAATCATTAAACAACACGGAAATTCATAGCAAACTGAGATTCAGTCCAATTGAGTTCGAAGCAGAAACGACTTCAGAAAGCTTTCAAGAAAAAGTAAAAATAGCAAAAAAGCATATTAAAGAAGGCGATATTTTCCAAGTGGTTCTATCACAGCGTATGACAGCGACGATTGATGAGCATCCTGAATTTCCTTTTTATTTTTATGAAAAGCTCAGAACAGCAAACCCTTCACCATATATGTTTTTTATCGACTTTGAAGATTATGTAATTTTAGGTGCTTCCCCAGAAAGTTTAATTCAAACGACTGGTAATGAAATTATTACAAATCCGATTGCAGGTACCAGAGCACGTGGAAACACACCGGAAGAGGATGAGGCACTGATGGAAGAACTGCTTGCCGACAAAAAGGAAATCGCGGAGCACCGGATGCTTGTTGACCTAAGCAGAAATGATCTTGGCCGCGTTTGTGAAATCGGCAGCATCACGATTCCGACCTACATGAAAATCGAGAAATATCAGCACGTGATGCATATCGTCTCTGAAGTTAAAGGAAAATTAAAGAAGCATTTAACTGGAATTGATGCTCTTATTTCCTGCCTGCCTGCTGGCACAGTCTCCGGAGCCCCTAAAATAAGGGCGATGCAAATTATAAACGACCTTGAGGATAAAAAACGCGGCGCATATGGTGGCGGAATTGGTTACATAAACTTTAACCATGACTTGAATATTGCCCTTACAATTCGATCGCTTATTCTTAAAAATAAGAAAGCATATTTACAAGCAGGTGCAGGTATTGTGTACGATTCGATACCGGAAAATGAATATCAGGAAACATTAAATAAAGCAAGATCACTAATGGAGGTGCAGAAAGTTGATTCTTTTAATTGATAACTATGATTCATTCACATATAACCTATATCAATATTTTTCGGAATTAGACCTTGAAATCCAGGTTATTCGCAATGATAAAATTCCCATTGCCGAAATTGAAACGCTGGAACCGGAAGCGATTATTATTTCTCCTGGACCTGGTTTACCAGACAAAGCAGGTATTTGTATTGATCTCATAAAACACTTTTACAAATCTACTCCAATATTAGGAGTATGTCTCGGCCATCAAGTTATTGGAGAAGCATTAGGAGCAAAAGTCGTTCCTGCAAAGCAAATTATGCATGGCAAAACCTCTCTCGTGGCTCATCAGAATGCTGGGGCTTTCAAAGGTTTGCAAAACCCAATTGAAGTCATGCGCTACCACTCCTATGTAGTTGATCGTGACTCACTTCCGCAAGAACTTGAGGTTGTAGCCCATGCACTTGAGGATGGAGAGATTATGGGACTCAAGCACCGAGAATTTCCACTTTACGGCCTGCAGTTCCACCCAGAATCGATCGGTACACTATCAGGAAAAACAATGATTCAAAACTTTATGAAAGAAATCAGAAAGGAGTATTTAACAAATGAAACCGTATCTTAAAAAATTGATGAATCGTGAACATTTAACAGCAGAAGAAATGAAGGATGCTGCAAATTACTGCTTTACAACCGATGTGACTGAATCCGAAATTGCTGGATTTCTAACTGCGTTACAGATTAAAGGAGAAACCGCAGATGAAATTGCTGGACTTGTTGAAGTAATCCGGGAGAAGTCCTCCTTCCAAACGAGTCCAATCCAAGATGCAATGGATAACTGTGGTACCGGTGGAGATGGGTCCAACAGTTTTAATATTAGTACCACCTCTGCATTTGTTATCGCAGGGGCTGGCGTTACAGTTGCAAAGCATGGAAACCGAAGCATCTCCAGCAAAACTGGAAGTGCCGACGTCCTGGAACATCTAGGTGTCTCCCTTTCATTTTCCAACGACCATGTCAGTGAAATGCTTGCAGAAAATAAAATTGCATTTCTATTCGCTCCACATGTTCATGAAGCACTTCGCCCTTTTTCAGTCGTTCGGAAGCATTTGGGACTGCCAACAATATTCAATGCAATTGGCCCACTGACAAATCCAATTGAGCTTGATACCCAGCTGATCGGTGTATACCGTAAAGATTTACTGCCCATTATCGCTGAAGCTGCAAAGAAATTAGGCAGACGTCGAGCTGTTGTCGTTAACGGTGCTGGTTCAATGGATGAAGCTTCCCTGGCTGGAGACAATCACTTGATTATCCTCGAGAATGGGAAACTCTCTGAAACAACCATCCATCCAGAAGAGGTTGGCTTATCCGTTTATCCAAATAAAAGTATCCGCGGTGGGAACGCGAAGGAAAATGCAGAAATCCTCAAATCTGTTTTAAACGGGACCCCCGGGCCATACTTGGATACAGTTTTATTAAATGCAGGACTTGGCTTATTTACAAATGGCAAAGCAAACAGTCCTCAGGATGGAATTGAATTAGCACGAGAAAGCATCCAATCAGGTGCAGCCTTAGAACGTTTACAGCATTTAGTAGCATACAGCAAAAAAATTCCAAGTGGGGTGTATTAAATGACTTTCTTAGCAAAAATTTTAACCGAAAAAGCAAAAGAAGTTGCAGAATTGAAAACAAAAACAATTGAGCAAAGGAATCATTCTCCAGTTCCTACTTTCAAAAGCAGGGTAAAAGGTGCAGCACATATGAATATTATTGCTGAAATTAAACGATCCTCCCCATCAAAAGGAGCGATTCATATGTCGGTGGATCCCGTTACACAAGCGAAGCAATATGAACAGTCCGGTGCCGCTGCTATTTCTGTACTGACAGACGAACCTTTTTTCAATGGCTCAATGGACGATTTACGAGCTGTTCGAGAAGCTGTAGCTATTCCAATTCTATGTAAAGACTTTATCATTGATCCGGTTCAAATTGATTATGCGAAAGCTGCCGGGGCAAACATTATTTTGCTTATTATTGCCGCCTTATCCAAAGAACAATTTACTGAGTTATACAACTATGCAACGAGCCATAATCTAGAAGTACTCTGCGAGGTTCATAATGAAGAAGAATTAGAGCGGGCATTGAAAGTAGATCCAGAAATTATCGGCATTAATAATCGGAATTTGAAAACATTTGAAGTCAACCTTGAGACAACCGATAAGCTTGCAAAGCTGATAACAAAACAAGAAACGATTCTGATTAGTGAAAGTGGAATGAAGACAAATGAGGATGTATTGCGGGCTGCTGATGCAGGAGCAAATGTCGTCCTTGTCGGCGAAACACTGATGCGATCAGACAATGTAGATGAGACATTCAAACAGCTGCAAATTCCCCTGCCAGTAAGAGGAGTGAACTAAATGATCGTCAAAATATGCGGCATTACTACAAAGGAGGCAGCTGCTGCTGCAGTAAAATCTGGAGCTGATTATATCGGTTTTGTTTTTGCCAGGAGTTCGAGGCAAATCTCTCCCGAGGAAGCTGCGATTATTGCAAACTCTATCCCTTCTTCCATTAAAAAAGTTGGTGTTTTCGTCAATGAAGCTGCCGAAACGATGAAGGAGATTGCCCAGATGGTCGGCTTAAATACGATTCAATTGCATGGAGATGAGCCTCCCGCGATCGCTCAGCAACTGCCATATGAAATTATTAAAGCATTTCCTGTTAACAAAAATACACTAACTTCCATTCGTACTTATCCTTGCGACTATTATTTGCTTGATAGTCTCGTAGATTCCCGAAGAGGCGGAAGCGGAATTGCCTTCGATTGGAGTCTAGCTGATCAGCTATCCATCAATCGTGAAAAAATCATGCTGGCAGGCGGGCTTACTCCGGACAATGTGGCCAAAGCGATCAGCACCGTACGCCCTGCTGCCGTTGATGTTTCCAGCGGTGTGGAAACAAATAAAGAGAAGGACCTAAATAAAATAGAAAAATTTATAAAAAATGCAAAAACAAAAGAAAGGGTGTCATAAATGTCAATCTATACCATGCCAAACGAGGCTGGAAAGTATGGCCAATTCGGAGGAAAGTTTGTTCCAGAGCTATTAATGCCAGCAGTCATCGAATTAGAAGAAGCCTATGAAAAGGCAATGAAGGATCCTGAATTCATCCAGGAGCTAAACTACTATTTAAAGCAATATGTCGGGCGGGAAACACCATTATATTATGCAGAGAAACTCACCAAAGCACTTGGTGGTGCTAATATTTATTTGAAACGAGAGGACTTAAACCATACAGGTGCACATAAAATTAACAATACGATTGGGCAGGCATTGCTAACTTTAAGAATGGGCAAGAAAAAGGTTGTTGCTGAAACAGGAGCGGGCCAGCACGGTGTCGCAACAGCAACCGTTTGTGCATTACTTGGGCTAGAATGTATTGTCTTTATGGGTGAAGAAGATATCCGTCGTCAAAAGCTCAATGTGTTTCGTATGGAATTGTTAGGTGCTGAAGTGCGTGGAGTTTCTCAAGGCAGTGGAACTTTGAAGGATGCTGTTAATGAGGCATTGCGTTACTGGGTTAATCATGTCGATGATACCCACTATATTATCGGATCTGTTGTTGGTCCGCACCCATTTCCGAAGATCGTTCGTGATCTTCAATCTATTATCGGGAAAGAAACAAAAAAACAAATCCTCGATCAAACTGGTAAACTGCCAGATGCAATCATCGCCTGTGTCGGTGGCGGCAGTAATGCAATGGGGATGTTCTATCCATTTATTGAGGATACAGATGTAAAAATATTCGGTGTAGAAGCTGGAGGCGCTGGTCTTGAAACAAATCAGCATGCCGCAACTCTAACTGGCGGCGAAGTCGGTGTGTTGCATGGTACTTTAACTTACTTACTCCAAGATAAAGAAGGATTAATCGAGGAAGCCTTCTCTATCTCTGCCGGACTTGACTATCCTGGTGTTGGGCCTGAGCATAGTCACTTGCATGAAATAAATCGGGTGAATTACACATCCATTACAGATGATGAAGCACTTGAAGCTTTCCAGTTTTTATCCAAAACAGAAGGAATTATTCCTGCACTAGAAAGCGCACATGCAATTGCATATGCAATGAAGCTTGCGAAAGAAATGCCACAAGAAGACAATATCGTCGTTTGCTTATCAGGACGTGGAGATAAAGACGTCGAACAGGTAAAAAACAGGATTGGAGGGAACATGTAATGGGTAAAGCAAAGTTAGAACGTATACTGGAGGACAGAATAAATGCGAATGAGAAAATCTTCGTTCCTTATATGATGGCTGGGGACGGCGGACTCAATCACTTAGAAGAAACAATACACTTCCTACAAGATTGTGGGGCTGCAGCAATTGAAGTTGGTATCCCCTTCTCCGATCCTGTTGCAGATGGACCAATTATTCAAGAGGCTGGTATCCGTGCATTACAGGATGGAACAACTCTAGCAACAGTTATAAAAAAACTAGCAGCCTTTAAGGATAATCGTTCAATTCCTATTGTTATCATGACTTATTTAAACCCAATTCTAGCATACGGGGTTGACCAATTTGCCAAGGATTGCTTTGAAGCCGGGGTTGATGGCGTCATTATACCTGATATACCGATGGAAGAAGAAGAGATTGTAGCTGGTGCTTTATATGATCAGAGCATTGCTTTTATTCGCCTTGCAGCAATGACAAGTTCAGAAGAACGCTTAATAGAATTAGCAAAACGTTCAGAAGGGTTTCTCTATGCGGTTGCTGTTAAAGGGACAACAGGAGAGCGTGAATCACACGATATGAAAGTGCATGATTATTTGAAACTTCTTAAGAAGAATAGTTCTATCCCTGTTCTTGCAGGGTTCGGTGTCTCAAATTCCGAGCAGGCACAGGAGCTTTCAGAAGCATGTGATGGTGTCATCGTTGGAAGTAAAATTGTTCAGCT
This region of Oceanobacillus sp. FSL K6-2867 genomic DNA includes:
- the trpE gene encoding anthranilate synthase component I; this translates as MQVTNKAYTYKKIDAAGLTPIHIFKNLAGKKRFLLESTFQHEQKGKYSFIGVDPYQEIVGMGNKTTVHHCEKNTIEIQPEHALNHIKKHMPKFETDLQLPFFGGAIGYIGYDSIRQFEDIGKSLPDDLNMPDIHFMLYQNVIVFDHTDNEIYLIAMNLDNQPETVLDARIESLEKSLNNTEIHSKLRFSPIEFEAETTSESFQEKVKIAKKHIKEGDIFQVVLSQRMTATIDEHPEFPFYFYEKLRTANPSPYMFFIDFEDYVILGASPESLIQTTGNEIITNPIAGTRARGNTPEEDEALMEELLADKKEIAEHRMLVDLSRNDLGRVCEIGSITIPTYMKIEKYQHVMHIVSEVKGKLKKHLTGIDALISCLPAGTVSGAPKIRAMQIINDLEDKKRGAYGGGIGYINFNHDLNIALTIRSLILKNKKAYLQAGAGIVYDSIPENEYQETLNKARSLMEVQKVDSFN
- a CDS encoding aminodeoxychorismate/anthranilate synthase component II — protein: MILLIDNYDSFTYNLYQYFSELDLEIQVIRNDKIPIAEIETLEPEAIIISPGPGLPDKAGICIDLIKHFYKSTPILGVCLGHQVIGEALGAKVVPAKQIMHGKTSLVAHQNAGAFKGLQNPIEVMRYHSYVVDRDSLPQELEVVAHALEDGEIMGLKHREFPLYGLQFHPESIGTLSGKTMIQNFMKEIRKEYLTNETVS
- the trpD gene encoding anthranilate phosphoribosyltransferase, giving the protein MKPYLKKLMNREHLTAEEMKDAANYCFTTDVTESEIAGFLTALQIKGETADEIAGLVEVIREKSSFQTSPIQDAMDNCGTGGDGSNSFNISTTSAFVIAGAGVTVAKHGNRSISSKTGSADVLEHLGVSLSFSNDHVSEMLAENKIAFLFAPHVHEALRPFSVVRKHLGLPTIFNAIGPLTNPIELDTQLIGVYRKDLLPIIAEAAKKLGRRRAVVVNGAGSMDEASLAGDNHLIILENGKLSETTIHPEEVGLSVYPNKSIRGGNAKENAEILKSVLNGTPGPYLDTVLLNAGLGLFTNGKANSPQDGIELARESIQSGAALERLQHLVAYSKKIPSGVY
- the trpC gene encoding indole-3-glycerol phosphate synthase TrpC, which gives rise to MTFLAKILTEKAKEVAELKTKTIEQRNHSPVPTFKSRVKGAAHMNIIAEIKRSSPSKGAIHMSVDPVTQAKQYEQSGAAAISVLTDEPFFNGSMDDLRAVREAVAIPILCKDFIIDPVQIDYAKAAGANIILLIIAALSKEQFTELYNYATSHNLEVLCEVHNEEELERALKVDPEIIGINNRNLKTFEVNLETTDKLAKLITKQETILISESGMKTNEDVLRAADAGANVVLVGETLMRSDNVDETFKQLQIPLPVRGVN
- a CDS encoding phosphoribosylanthranilate isomerase yields the protein MIVKICGITTKEAAAAAVKSGADYIGFVFARSSRQISPEEAAIIANSIPSSIKKVGVFVNEAAETMKEIAQMVGLNTIQLHGDEPPAIAQQLPYEIIKAFPVNKNTLTSIRTYPCDYYLLDSLVDSRRGGSGIAFDWSLADQLSINREKIMLAGGLTPDNVAKAISTVRPAAVDVSSGVETNKEKDLNKIEKFIKNAKTKERVS
- the trpB gene encoding tryptophan synthase subunit beta translates to MSIYTMPNEAGKYGQFGGKFVPELLMPAVIELEEAYEKAMKDPEFIQELNYYLKQYVGRETPLYYAEKLTKALGGANIYLKREDLNHTGAHKINNTIGQALLTLRMGKKKVVAETGAGQHGVATATVCALLGLECIVFMGEEDIRRQKLNVFRMELLGAEVRGVSQGSGTLKDAVNEALRYWVNHVDDTHYIIGSVVGPHPFPKIVRDLQSIIGKETKKQILDQTGKLPDAIIACVGGGSNAMGMFYPFIEDTDVKIFGVEAGGAGLETNQHAATLTGGEVGVLHGTLTYLLQDKEGLIEEAFSISAGLDYPGVGPEHSHLHEINRVNYTSITDDEALEAFQFLSKTEGIIPALESAHAIAYAMKLAKEMPQEDNIVVCLSGRGDKDVEQVKNRIGGNM
- the trpA gene encoding tryptophan synthase subunit alpha, producing MGKAKLERILEDRINANEKIFVPYMMAGDGGLNHLEETIHFLQDCGAAAIEVGIPFSDPVADGPIIQEAGIRALQDGTTLATVIKKLAAFKDNRSIPIVIMTYLNPILAYGVDQFAKDCFEAGVDGVIIPDIPMEEEEIVAGALYDQSIAFIRLAAMTSSEERLIELAKRSEGFLYAVAVKGTTGERESHDMKVHDYLKLLKKNSSIPVLAGFGVSNSEQAQELSEACDGVIVGSKIVQLLHEGKRKNIQQLIKGSIQTNMHKVR